The following proteins are co-located in the Dromiciops gliroides isolate mDroGli1 chromosome 2, mDroGli1.pri, whole genome shotgun sequence genome:
- the PWWP2A gene encoding PWWP domain-containing protein 2A isoform X5, translated as MQLHNRSFQEGTEIKCDLNGAGPDDHSPIQPPEPSLAKSLWTSKPPPLFHEGAPYPPPLFIRDTYNQSIPQPPPRKIKRPKRKMYREEPTSIMNAIKLRPRQVLCDKCKNSVVAEKKEIKKGGNASDSSKCDDNKKRRNESVTTVNKKLKTDHKMDGKNQNESQKRNAVVKVSNIAHSRGRVVKVSAQANTSKAQLSTKKVLQSKNMDHAKAREVLKMAKEKAQKKQSETSTSKNAHSKVHFTRRFQNTSSGSLPPRLRLKPQRYRNEENDSSLKAGLEKMRSGKMAPKTQSRCTSTRSAGEAPSENQNPSKGPEEVNSEVQDPSEVHVPDEQDEQQTLGKKGSKSNITVYMTLNQKKSDSSSASVCSIDSTDDLKSSNSECSSTESFDFPPGSMHAPSTSSTSSSSKEEKKLSNSLKMKVFSKNVSKCITPDGRTICVGDIVWAKIYGFPWWPARILTITVSRKDNGLLVRQEARISWFGSPTTSFLALSQLSPFLENFQSRFNKKRKGLYRKAITEAAKAAKQLTPEVRALLTQFET; from the coding sequence ATGCAGCTCCACAATAGATCATTCCAAGAAGGAACAGAAATCAAATGTGACTTGAATGGTGCTGGTCCTGATGACCATTCTCCCATTCAGCCACCAGAACCTAGCCTTGCTAAAAGCCTGTGGACTTCTAAACCACCTCCTCTCTTTCATGAAGGAGCACCTTATCCTCCCCCTTTGTTTATCAGGGACACATATAACCAATCAATACCTCAGCCTCCTCCTCGGAAAATTAAACGACCCAAAAGGAAAATGTACAGGGAGGAGCCCACTTCTATAATGAATGCTATCAAACTACGACCCAGACAAGTCCTATGCGACAAATGTAAAAACAGTGTTGttgcagaaaaaaaggaaattaaaaaaggtGGCAATGCAAGTGACTCATCTAAATGTGACGATAACAAAAAACGGAGAAATGAAAGTGTAACTACTGTGAATAAAAAACTTAAAACTGACCATAAAATGGATgggaaaaaccaaaatgaaagcCAGAAAAGAAATGCTGTGGTCAAAGTTTCAAATATTGCTCACAGCAGAGGCAGAGTAGTTAAAGTATCTGCTCAGGCTAATACTTCAAAAGCTCAGTTAAGTACTAAAAAAGTGCTCCAGAGTAAAAACATGGATCATGCAAAAGCTCGGGAAGTGTTGAAAATGGCCAAAGAAAAGGCACAAAAGAAACAGAGTGAAACTTCCACTTCCAAAAATGCACATTCTAAGGTTCACTTCACCCGTCGGTTTCAGAACACCAGCTCAGGTTCCCTTCCACCCCGGTTGCGTTTGAAGCCACAAAGATATAGGAATGAAGAAAACGACTCTTCCCTGAAGGCCGGACTTGAGAAAATGCGGAGTGGCAAGATGGCACCCAAAACCCAGTCTCGCTGCACCTCTACCCGCTCAGCAGGTGAGGCCCCTTCAGAAAATCAGAATCCCTCAAAAGGTCCTGAAGAGGTCAACAGTGAGGTTCAGGACCCAAGTGAAGTACATGTGCCTGATGAGCAGGATGAACAGCAGACATTGGGCAAAAAGGGCAGCAAAAGCAATATCACTGTTTACATGACCCTAAATCAAAAGAAATCTGACTCTTCCAGTGCATCAGTGTGTAGCATTGATAGCACAGATGATTTGAAATCTTCCAATTCAGAGTGTAGTTCTACTGAAAGCTTTGATTTTCCTCCAGGCAGTATGCATGCACCTTCCACCTCTTCCACTTCATCCtcttcaaaggaagagaaaaagctcAGTAATTCCTTGAAAATGAAAGTGTTTTCCAAAAACGTCTCTAAATGCATCACACCAGATGGCAGGACCATATGTGTAGGGGACATTGTTTGGGCCAAGATTTATGGCTTCCCATGGTGGCCAGCCCGTATTCTTACTATAACTGTAAGCCGGAAAGATAACGGCCTCTTAGTCCGACAGGAGGCCCGTATTTCATGGTTTGGGTCTCCAACAACATCTTTCCTTGCACTATCGCAACTGTCCCCCTTTTTAGAAAACTTCCAGTCACGCTTTAATAAGAAGAGAAAGGGCTTGTATCGCAAGGCTATCACAGAGGCAGCTAAGGCTGCAAAGCAGCTGACTCCCGAAGTGCGGGCCCTGTTGACACAATTTGAAACGTGA